A stretch of the Acidilobus sp. 7A genome encodes the following:
- a CDS encoding 4Fe-4S binding protein, which yields MVPISYPAEGSSGKTGLWRTERPVVHLDKCIKCLFCWLYCPEDTILRREDDYVYVDYEYCKGCGICANVCPTHAIEMVPEAPGGEGA from the coding sequence ATGGTTCCCATATCATATCCGGCCGAGGGCTCGTCAGGCAAGACAGGCCTCTGGAGGACGGAGAGGCCTGTGGTGCACCTTGACAAGTGCATCAAGTGCCTCTTCTGCTGGCTCTACTGCCCCGAGGACACTATATTGCGGAGGGAGGACGATTATGTTTACGTTGACTATGAGTACTGCAAGGGGTGCGGCATCTGCGCCAACGTGTGCCCGACGCACGCAATAGAGATGGTACCAGAGGCC